In Hallerella succinigenes, the following are encoded in one genomic region:
- a CDS encoding glycoside hydrolase family 9 protein: MVRLIFLLLTFAALLFADDRIPNIDFTCDTCSRRYLDSLNVYDRPVIRVNQIGFRPSDNHKFAFVAEPTAMTFKVVDASSGTSAWEGNLTPLGTWTKPGIWVNGAFSSIHTVYEFGDTTSSGTENLYSADFSGLSAPGTYFIVVGQDTSFNFIINEYIFNAVFETTLKFFGIQRCGNTNSHLHGACHTKDGSAIGFDLSGGWHDCGDHFKVSQTLGYAAFVLSIAYNVYSERAEDRFGASYADTVTTDGIPDILWEAKIGVDWIYKMYKASKADGLIEQGDMYHSVAVSSADHQFWDVPEHQDAQSPAKGGAPRPVAAGIGTNAAGMFAAAMAFFAVGWEMYEDDNYSDSLIAAAADIYKNIIAKYAPDGKNTDNLEGFYTGGGPLYDDAAAAALALWYATKDTTYAYDLYKNPAINNNASNYKYNLPYFRGGYMGHTSGFYPGGWMTDYENIHAYVLFAFDKLILPTVAKAQSYGISSEERDTLLTRIIATMTRLTDDGTQGDSTVSTNPYGSFTIVPPYNLVWTSSDWGFNRYNMGAANAVFMLYDMTGDEQYLNVALDNFYYNMGANPWGLSFIMGTGTRNENHPHNRAANPDGYNAGGMPYEYTCPKGALMGGSAPEKTLKDDWNDYTATETCIDFSAQFVIPGLSLSKKVPEDVDGPIFSNIAGTAITDTSAVISWNTDERAIVTVYYGTSTDAAKVDSVTATAGVGGSVTITGLTAGTTYYFYLVGHDVKQNYTTDDNHGLWYSWTQTTTSVNISGVTICQVTNNSAHIYWWTGDVAMTGLVQYGTSSAALSNSTIADSGKAVRFHEAILTDLDPGQTYYFDVVSGATTENNSGSHYSFTTSSEATFVDFRVYVKPAKKNSSCTDWKSCNTFFVIVTNSDTLPYSDVELRFYLNQSVSATGWGQLVKVSYDDTSSMSLAYGAAEFDATSGGYYLPITLKGTIGVSSSFQFEMQFTNATYGDLDGSWSLRAHTDSTDPEYFAGIDLTKGPLYTGSESSFLEEVNGVTETAYTKDPYVTIFYHGTHIYGYPPDYDASSSDLSISRTITLDFVTPFESPATSKEDTVNTATYSGESTVSPSGFLDDFEGNGVSYFSSNTQYVNKYDDYIFSISKNLAYGNNMIDWVSWHNHGANAKGSYDCACKVVRSNVEWDSIVTPLEKRYLVFNKDTAKAYIGKRAQVIVTLHDSTGAVITDDDITISLSVENGSAFFYTSATADISTTSLTLVNGTATFYVTSDTPLETILYASSISSSSKYNYTSAKAVLLIEELPPWPIIDYARMLDSDCDNIPDQLQILLTASYQSEQSFSSVSFEYRGDTITVSSADTQDSLITIHFTPKDFSVYTNPEGFITLKSNISGETKTHTDYYQDGISPALLSLSVLERLDTATVDRVYLQFSEPISAPGLAWPLALFDASGNPLDITPSVTSSKLYNESLNVWEYTISFDANGNSLITEGMKGQLLASASITDKSGNGISTICSQPILTFTLKIMPIPLKYASITDSDGDGLADQVFAEFTQEVDSRHAPDSVSVIFGSAVPETLWTNTFSWNSERTAATIKLDPAFKLGNTNGNYSGISSKGGDIVGAGLLTQHKGNGANYESDSTLAEDKTGPVIVAGTINEAGSFVSLLVEASEPLVVRDSTLDLIQRERSGPVNVRAYRWTLGSNTFNMLYEQSSETAVQEGDRIRFTPQDGSLFLDKNGNQPSLENPWATVVGSGNPQITFDVHPAHPISDISSSMSETCTEAKEPFRLIVLNQETRKWDIYKKDQLVESVDTNAYQFDGMLYVIDMGIPRGTSFGEDPAWKSILLSVDMPFYTNLGTFVNRYDRDFNLTPTYLSSDNQVVMRLQWLSNCTKGLSSENGRAIGTGAYISKIDIGAKFIPNTELDDETVKRFSSKDSYTKTQTFGIRRIQ, translated from the coding sequence GACACCGCTAGGAACTTGGACAAAGCCCGGCATTTGGGTCAATGGAGCATTCTCCTCTATCCATACGGTTTATGAATTTGGCGATACCACTTCTTCGGGAACAGAAAATCTCTACAGTGCTGATTTTTCGGGCTTGAGTGCACCAGGAACCTACTTTATCGTTGTCGGCCAAGACACCTCTTTTAACTTTATCATCAACGAATACATTTTCAACGCGGTCTTTGAAACGACCTTGAAGTTCTTTGGAATTCAACGTTGCGGCAATACAAATTCACATCTTCACGGAGCTTGCCATACAAAAGACGGTTCCGCGATCGGTTTCGATTTGAGCGGCGGTTGGCATGACTGCGGAGACCATTTCAAGGTGAGCCAGACCCTCGGTTATGCAGCCTTCGTGCTTTCGATTGCATATAATGTATATTCCGAACGTGCGGAAGACCGTTTTGGCGCTTCTTATGCGGACACGGTGACGACGGACGGCATTCCGGACATTCTTTGGGAAGCGAAGATCGGTGTGGACTGGATCTACAAGATGTATAAAGCTTCGAAGGCCGACGGTTTGATTGAACAGGGAGACATGTATCATTCCGTTGCTGTCAGTTCTGCTGACCATCAGTTCTGGGATGTGCCTGAGCATCAAGATGCCCAGAGCCCCGCCAAAGGCGGCGCTCCGCGACCTGTCGCGGCCGGGATCGGTACGAACGCGGCGGGCATGTTTGCCGCTGCGATGGCCTTCTTTGCCGTTGGCTGGGAAATGTATGAAGACGACAACTATTCGGATTCTTTGATTGCAGCCGCCGCCGATATTTACAAGAATATCATTGCAAAATACGCTCCGGACGGCAAGAATACCGATAATCTCGAAGGTTTTTATACCGGCGGTGGTCCGCTTTATGACGACGCAGCGGCCGCTGCCCTCGCCCTTTGGTATGCCACGAAGGACACCACTTACGCATACGACCTTTACAAAAATCCGGCGATTAACAACAACGCAAGCAATTACAAATACAACCTTCCATATTTCCGCGGTGGTTACATGGGCCACACGAGCGGCTTCTATCCGGGCGGTTGGATGACGGACTATGAAAACATCCACGCCTATGTGCTTTTTGCTTTCGATAAGCTCATTCTTCCGACAGTGGCCAAGGCCCAAAGCTACGGCATTTCTTCCGAAGAACGCGACACTCTTTTGACTCGCATCATTGCGACCATGACCCGCTTGACCGACGACGGAACACAGGGCGATTCCACCGTCAGCACAAACCCCTACGGATCCTTTACCATTGTGCCTCCGTACAACCTGGTTTGGACTTCGAGCGACTGGGGCTTTAACCGTTACAACATGGGTGCCGCAAACGCCGTATTCATGCTCTACGACATGACTGGCGATGAACAGTATTTGAACGTTGCACTCGATAACTTCTATTACAACATGGGCGCAAATCCATGGGGTCTTTCCTTCATCATGGGCACAGGAACCCGTAATGAAAACCACCCGCATAACCGCGCCGCAAACCCGGACGGCTATAATGCAGGCGGCATGCCATATGAATACACCTGCCCGAAGGGCGCTCTCATGGGCGGCTCCGCTCCGGAAAAAACTTTGAAGGACGACTGGAACGACTACACCGCCACTGAAACCTGCATCGACTTCTCAGCCCAGTTCGTGATTCCTGGCCTGAGCCTCTCCAAAAAAGTTCCGGAAGATGTCGACGGGCCGATCTTCTCGAATATTGCGGGAACAGCCATCACGGATACATCTGCCGTCATCAGCTGGAATACAGACGAACGAGCGATCGTGACCGTTTACTACGGAACCTCTACCGACGCAGCCAAGGTAGACTCCGTGACAGCAACAGCGGGCGTCGGAGGTTCGGTAACGATTACAGGCCTTACCGCAGGAACGACTTACTACTTCTACCTCGTCGGTCATGACGTAAAACAGAATTATACAACCGACGACAATCACGGTCTGTGGTATTCCTGGACGCAGACGACGACCTCGGTCAATATTTCGGGGGTGACGATTTGCCAGGTGACGAACAACAGCGCCCACATTTACTGGTGGACGGGAGACGTCGCCATGACGGGTCTTGTACAGTACGGCACCTCTTCCGCTGCGCTTTCGAATTCGACCATAGCGGATTCCGGCAAGGCGGTTCGCTTCCATGAAGCGATCCTCACCGATCTCGATCCGGGTCAAACCTATTACTTTGACGTGGTGTCCGGTGCGACGACCGAAAACAATTCCGGTTCGCACTACAGCTTTACCACATCTTCGGAAGCGACTTTTGTGGATTTCCGCGTTTACGTGAAGCCCGCAAAAAAGAATTCCTCTTGCACCGACTGGAAGAGCTGCAACACGTTCTTTGTGATCGTAACGAACAGCGATACGCTCCCCTACTCGGACGTGGAACTTCGTTTCTACTTGAACCAGAGCGTTTCTGCAACAGGCTGGGGACAGCTTGTAAAGGTCTCTTACGACGACACTTCGTCGATGTCGCTTGCCTATGGTGCAGCAGAGTTCGACGCGACAAGCGGAGGATACTACTTGCCGATTACCTTGAAAGGCACTATCGGCGTTTCGAGCAGCTTCCAGTTTGAAATGCAGTTTACAAATGCCACCTACGGAGATTTGGACGGATCCTGGTCGCTGCGCGCTCATACGGATTCCACGGATCCGGAATACTTTGCAGGAATTGACCTCACCAAGGGGCCTCTTTACACGGGATCGGAATCTTCTTTCCTCGAAGAAGTAAACGGCGTCACAGAAACCGCTTATACAAAGGATCCGTACGTAACGATCTTCTACCACGGCACGCACATCTACGGCTACCCGCCTGATTACGACGCCTCTTCGAGCGATCTTTCGATTTCCCGGACCATCACGCTCGATTTCGTGACCCCGTTTGAATCCCCGGCAACGTCCAAGGAAGATACGGTCAATACGGCAACGTACAGCGGAGAAAGCACCGTTTCTCCGTCGGGCTTCCTCGACGACTTCGAAGGCAACGGCGTTTCTTACTTCAGTTCAAATACGCAGTACGTGAACAAGTACGACGATTATATTTTCTCGATTTCCAAGAACCTCGCCTACGGCAACAACATGATTGATTGGGTCTCTTGGCACAATCACGGTGCAAACGCCAAGGGCAGTTACGATTGCGCCTGTAAGGTTGTCCGTTCAAATGTGGAATGGGACTCCATTGTGACTCCGCTCGAAAAGCGTTACCTTGTATTCAACAAGGATACCGCCAAGGCTTATATCGGCAAGCGCGCCCAGGTGATCGTGACTTTGCACGATTCTACCGGAGCGGTCATTACGGATGACGACATCACGATTTCACTCTCGGTCGAAAACGGTTCCGCGTTTTTCTACACCTCGGCGACAGCGGATATCTCAACGACGTCTCTAACTCTGGTGAACGGCACCGCGACCTTCTACGTCACCAGTGATACGCCTCTCGAAACGATTCTGTACGCAAGCTCGATTTCTTCGAGTTCCAAGTACAATTACACTTCCGCAAAGGCAGTCCTTTTGATTGAAGAACTTCCCCCTTGGCCGATCATCGACTATGCCAGGATGCTCGACTCGGACTGCGACAACATTCCGGATCAGTTGCAGATTCTCTTGACCGCTTCCTACCAGAGCGAACAGAGCTTTAGCTCCGTCTCCTTCGAATACCGCGGCGATACGATTACCGTTTCGAGTGCAGATACTCAGGATTCGCTGATCACGATTCACTTTACCCCAAAGGACTTTTCTGTGTATACGAACCCGGAAGGTTTCATCACCCTCAAAAGCAACATCAGCGGCGAAACGAAAACGCACACCGATTACTACCAGGACGGCATTTCTCCCGCGCTTCTTTCGCTTTCCGTTTTAGAACGTTTGGATACCGCCACGGTGGACCGAGTCTACCTCCAGTTCTCGGAACCGATTTCTGCACCAGGTCTCGCGTGGCCGCTCGCCCTGTTTGACGCAAGCGGGAATCCGTTAGACATCACCCCAAGCGTTACAAGTTCCAAACTTTACAACGAATCCTTGAACGTTTGGGAATACACGATTTCCTTTGATGCAAATGGCAACTCTCTCATCACCGAAGGCATGAAGGGTCAGCTGCTCGCCTCTGCATCGATTACAGACAAATCGGGCAATGGCATTTCGACAATCTGCTCGCAGCCGATTCTCACGTTCACGCTGAAGATTATGCCTATCCCGCTCAAGTACGCAAGCATTACTGACAGCGACGGCGATGGCCTCGCCGACCAGGTCTTTGCCGAATTCACACAGGAAGTGGACAGCCGTCATGCGCCGGACAGCGTCTCGGTGATCTTCGGCAGTGCCGTTCCGGAAACACTCTGGACGAACACCTTTAGCTGGAATTCCGAAAGAACCGCAGCGACGATCAAGCTCGACCCTGCATTTAAGCTCGGCAACACGAACGGCAACTACTCGGGGATTTCTTCGAAGGGAGGCGATATCGTCGGCGCAGGCCTCTTGACCCAGCACAAGGGTAACGGCGCAAACTACGAAAGCGATTCCACTCTCGCCGAAGACAAGACAGGTCCTGTAATTGTCGCCGGAACGATTAACGAAGCGGGTTCCTTTGTTTCGCTCCTTGTCGAAGCGAGTGAACCGCTTGTCGTCAGAGACTCGACTTTGGACTTGATCCAGCGTGAACGCAGCGGTCCGGTAAACGTCCGCGCCTACCGTTGGACTCTTGGCTCGAACACGTTCAACATGCTTTACGAGCAGAGCTCGGAAACCGCAGTCCAGGAAGGCGACCGTATTCGCTTCACACCGCAAGACGGAAGCCTCTTCCTCGACAAGAACGGCAACCAGCCGTCGCTTGAAAATCCTTGGGCAACCGTTGTAGGTTCGGGCAATCCGCAGATTACGTTCGATGTCCACCCGGCACATCCGATTTCCGACATTTCTTCGTCCATGTCCGAAACCTGTACCGAAGCAAAGGAACCGTTCCGCCTGATCGTTTTGAACCAGGAAACGCGCAAATGGGATATTTACAAAAAGGATCAACTCGTGGAAAGCGTCGATACCAACGCCTACCAATTTGACGGAATGCTTTATGTCATCGATATGGGTATTCCGCGCGGCACAAGCTTCGGTGAAGATCCGGCATGGAAATCGATCCTTCTCAGTGTCGATATGCCGTTCTACACGAACCTTGGAACCTTTGTAAACCGTTATGACCGCGACTTCAACCTGACGCCGACATATCTGTCGAGCGATAACCAGGTCGTGATGCGCTTGCAGTGGCTCTCGAACTGCACCAAGGGACTTTCCTCGGAAAACGGACGCGCCATCGGTACAGGCGCATATATTTCGAAAATCGATATCGGAGCGAAGTTCATTCCGAATACCGAACTGGACGACGAAACGGTCAAGCGCTTCTCGTCGAAGGATAGCTACACCAAGACGCAAACTTTCGGCATCCGTCGCATCCAATAA